The genome window ACCTGATCATAGCTCTCACCTGAAACTGCGGCGTCAATGATCAGTAGTTTCGTAGATGTGGCGCACATATCGGAAGAGCTCGGACAAGCGAGGAGACTAGAGGAGATTCGGGAGTCTGGATCCGAGGAGAATCGCAGCGGCAGTTTACACTACTTGACACAACGTGACCAGGGCAAGTGCCTGCAATGCAGAGCGAGATACTGCCGAAGTTGGCAAGAGCTACTTACTGTCGTGCTAATTTTGATTATGATATTAGCACGAAGGGATTGAGCGCCATGGTGCAGTATGAACGACTTGAACAGCTGATTTCCGCGAATCGCGGAATCGTTCAGACGGCAGAAGCTGTTGCCGCCGGCATTTCGAAACCGGTGTTCTACAAATTTGTTAAAGACCGAGATTTCGAGCGAGTTTCCCACGGTGTCTATGCCGCGCCGGACGCATGGATCGATACAATGTATCTGATTGGCCTGCGCTCTAGGCAAGCTGTGTTTTCCCATGAGACAGCTCTGTTTCTCCACGACCTGGCCGACCGGGAGCCAACACAATACTCCGTTACCGTAAAGACAGGGTACAATCCATCAAAGCTGAAGGCAGACGGAATCAAGGTCTACACAGTCAAACGAGAGCTTTACGAGATCGGTATGTCGGAAGCGCAAACGCCATTCGGGCACTCGGTTCGCGTGTATAATCCGGAGCGTACCGCTTGTGATATCATCCGCTGCCGGAGTGGAATTGAGATTCAGACCTTCCAGGATGCCTTGAAGCAGTATGCTAAACGAACGGACAAGAATCTGCGCCTGCTGATGCAGTATGCACAGGCATTCCAGGTGGAGAAAATCCTGGACCGCTATCTGGAGGTACTGCTGTAATGATCAAATCATCGCGCCAGTTAAAGGATCTGGTCCGCAATCTCTCAAAAGAAAAGAAAGCGGATGCGCAAATCCTGATGCGCAATTACATGATGGAGCGCTTCCTGGAACGGGTTTCACTGTCGGCATATAGGAATGCATTTATTCTTAAAGGTGGTATGCTAGTGGCGGCTATGGTCGGGCTGGATGCCCGTTCCACAATGGATATGGATGCTACTATCAGGGGTATACGGGTTGACGTTGATGCTGTTGCCGGCATGATGGCAGAGATGCTGTCCGTACCGGTTGATGACGGGGTAGAGTTTCACATCAGGCAAGTTTGTGTATGATTCTCGAGTACGCGCGGCAGGCTTTGTAACCCGAGTTTGACAACTGAGGATCAGATGGCCAGTTAAAGCGCGTTTAGTGTAGTCGGAGTAGTCGAGAGCACACGTCTGTTGCGCTCGCAGAATCGAGCTCAGCGAAGGTTCCCAAATGAACGGCGCAGCATGACTCTATATCAGTGTCTGTACTCTGCTTCCCGCTGTGATATCACTGAAGGTAGTCGAGACGAACGGAGATGCCGGGTGTTTCTCAAGACGACCGTCAGTCGAGCCGGCGATGGGAGCAAGCTCAGGTATTACACTATCGTCAAGTCTATCAGACGGGACGGAATTCCTAGGCATGAAGCGTTGCACTACCTCGGAGCCTTAACCGACGAAGAGGCTCAGGGCATTCGAAACGCTCTTCAGGCAGCTAAGCCCATTTTCCGCAGTAGGGGCCCATCGAGTTAATCGCTACAGGACGGAGGGGATGGAACACAGTCATCCTTGAGGGCGACGGTACTCTCCGATCAGGAGTCCGAGTTTGTCGAGGATATGGTAGTGAAAAGGCAGGGCGTTTTCGACGTGGCTTACCTCGGCGCCGTTGGGTAACTTGACCTTGGTCAGGGCAATCTGGTCGAAATCGAGGAACAGCTCACGGACGGATTCATCCATGCCGGTTTTTTTCAGCATGTGCTCGAGAAGGCAATAGACGACAAGAGCGAGGTTCGTGACAAACGCAAAAGGAGTTCCAGGCAGCGCCCGAGTTTGTCGTCGTTGAGCAGAGAGGGAGATATGCCGAAGAGGTCAACGGTGGATACATGATCCGCCTAATCCTCGACCTTGAACAGCGGCCTGGGAGAGTTGAGCCTGTTGGATACGGGTTGAAGGTTCCTCGGTGCTGCTTTTTGGGATTTTTGAGTGCCATGCCTACAGAATCAGGCGCTTTCGTGACTTGTCAACCAGATGGCCCAAGCTATCAAGAAGGAAATCACGCTTACCAACCATGCATGAGTTCCTGCCATTCGTCGGATTTGTCCAATACCACGGCGCATTTTTCCCAATCACCGCAGTCGGGGATTGCTTCCTCGTATTTGAGGATAAACGGGTTCTTCTGCGGCAGTTTGCTAATCGCCAATTCTGCGCGGGCCTCGTCTTTCTGGGCGATAGCGATCCACACATCTTCCAGTACATCGGGGATTTGCCCGAACAGGGCATAAATGCCCTGCAACCTGCCGGAGAGCTTGCTGTGAACCTTGTCCTCAACCGAGTCCTTGTAACGCATGTTGTATATGTAAATCTTGTCGGCCAATTGCCCTATACGCTGAATACGTCCTTTGCGTTGTTCGAGCCTTGTCGGGTTCCATGGAAGGTCGATATTGATGAGCGATCCCAGCGCCTGAAGGTTTAGCCCTTCGGACGCAGCATCCGTGCCGACTAGAATTAGAAGCTCCCGAGCCTTTACGAGCCGCTTGATTTCGTCCTTGCTCTCCTTCCTGAACAAGCCATTCAGGTATGTGCCGGACTTATCGCCGCCAGCGTACAAGCCGATGCGGGCATCCGGGAAGTCTCTTGATAACCGTTCCGCCACATACCACGCGCTATCAAAGTATTGAGAGAACAGAATGCAGCCCTTGTCCCTCCACGCGCCTTCGCCTTCTACGCCTTGCCCAAGGATCGTTTTGACGCGGTTATACTTCGGGTCGGTATCGGTGTTCGAGTTCAAAACCGCTACCAGTTTGCCCAGGCACTCGGTTTCTCCCGGCGTGAGGTCTTTGATGTCACTTTGACCGGTTTCCTCTGGTTCATCATCATCTTCGCCCGCAAACTCATCGCAGAGCGAGCGGAGTAGGTCTTTCCCTTCTGCTGTCCAGGCAAGCATCTTCTTTGCGGTGTTTTCGCCTGCGATCATTGTGCTCCCGATACGCTTCAGGAGCAGTGTGGACATAAAGCCGCCACCATTAACCCTTGATGACAGCATATCGCAGAAGTCCTCGGCTATGCCGTATGCCTGCGCCAGATAGCCGGAGAGCTCGAGAGCTTCATCATCCTTTTCGCCGAGCAGAACCGGCTCTATCTTTTTGAGATAAGGTTCGCCCGTGTCGGGGTTTTTGTGGGTCTCCAAGTAATCACGGGTACGACGGACAATCGTGCGAATATATGGATTGCGGTTCTGTATGAAGTTATCATCGTTGTAGATCAGCTTAACTCGGTTCTTCTGCGGCCAGTTTAGCTTATCATACACATTTTGCGCGAGTACGTTTTTGTCGTCGGGTATGCCGAGCTGTTGACGTAGAATCTCAAAGCTCTTGTCCTCGCTTCGCGGCGGGAAGGGGTTACGAACAATCTCCCACATCTCGGCTTCCGCGGATGGATACGGTTCTTCACCCTGAATGTACTTAATGCCTGTTCCCGGCGTTCTTCTCCAGACACTGTAATTGTCGCCCAATACCCGATCCGCGTCCGGGGGATAACCTAACGCCGATAGCAAATCGAACGCCTCTATCGGGTCAATCTGAACGGGCGTGGCCGTTGCGAGAAGCAGGCTCTTTGTACGGAGCGTGATCTCGTTCAGGAACGCCAGAAGATTGTTCATCTGCGGCTTATGCTTGTCGGGATCCTTGCCGAGATTCTTGCGTCTCGCACGATGCGCTTCGTCCAGTATCACACAAGAGAAGCGTAAAGACTTCAATAGCTCTGCTGACTCAGACTTGCGAATAATCAAACCCTGTGAGATTATCCCAACCCTGCGGGGGCATCTCAATATCGCCTTCGCGCTGTCGGCAGGATATTCGTAGCCGTTTTCATCAACCCAATAGCGCCCCGTCCATACGGCAGACGGGAGGTTGAGCAGGGTCTTTAACTCATCTTGCCACTGAAAGAGCAGCGTTTTTGGCACGATAATCAACACGGGCTTATCGTCATACAGTGCAATGAGTTTTGCTGACATCGCGAGCTGAACGGTTTTTCCCAGGCCTACCTGGTCGGCAAGCAGTAATCTCGCGCCCCCGCGCTGTTTATGTTCGTTGAATGCACGGGCGACGAAATACTTTTGGTGCGCCCATAGCCCAAACTCGTTGCGATAAATCGGTTCCTCGACAGCGACAGCGGGAATCGTTTGGTCATCCGATTCACGCCAGTCTTTCAGAGGGATAGAGCGGCGTTCGGATATGCGTTTCACGTCGTCAATCACATAATCGGAAAGCGAGATGGCGTGAGGGTTACTCCAGAAGAAATCGAACTCCGCTTGCACCCATGCGACGGACTCGGGATCATCATCCTCCCACACCATCTCATAGTTGGTGGTAAACGCGCTTTTCGTTTCGTTGATACTGCCGAGGAAAGAGGTCTTGCTGCCATCAGCGTAAGTGATCACGCCCGCCTTGCCATGCATAAGTCCGTATATCTCATCGGGAAGCACCCTAACTTCCAGTTTACCGGAATTCAAGAGCTCATACAGCCTTTTCAAGCGTGCCATTGCACCGGGGGTCGCATATACCTCCTCTGGTTTGAAATCATTCCATTCCTGTCGCATGCCGAGCTTGGCGACGGCAACATCGGAAGGGGCAAGCCCTGAGTTGCAAATCACTCTGACCTTGCCCTGGACCGCTTCTATCGCTTCGCCTGCCACCTCCAAAATGGATGAGCAGAAATAGCCGGCTATGCGATTATAGCCAACCGCGCCCTGCAGTTTGGCGTTTAGGAATTGCTCGCCCAATTTGCTTCTGCGGGATGAATACCGGTTCATCTATTCACCTCAAACGTGGTCGTTGTCCACCAAGACGAAGATATGCTCAGCCATCTGCGCCGCCTCTCTCCAATGCGGCATATTGGCGATGTCCTTCGTGTCCTTTAGGAAGATGAGCAGCTGTTTCAGCATGTCTCGGCTGCCCCAATAGTCCGGGAGGTTGTTTTTCAGATGCCACAAGCCCTTATCCGGCTGTTCATCCTCTTTCAGTGCGATATGGATCGCCGCGAGGACGAGTCGCAAGGTCGATTCCTCAAAACCCGGCACGTCGCCCACCGTCCGCATTGCAAACTCGGACGGCGTTCTCAGGCGGCAGGTGTTCGCCCGCTCGTTGGCCATCAGTTGACTGTAGCTACTGATAGCAAAGCCCCGGGCGTACTCCTGATACGTCGAAATCTGATAGCCGCCGTTCTTTTCGTTCTCCAAGCCCTTGATGTAAAACCGCTCGGCGGGTGAAAGCTCTTTCCACAGGAAGTTATCGAAGCCGGTCGGGATGATGCAGTCATAGGCTTGTTTCTTCGCCCGCTCGATCAGCGCGACAATCTTGGAGTTTTTCGGGTCGTTGATTGCCTTGTCAAGCTCGTAATCAAGATCAAGCTCGCCAATAGACGAGTATGAGGTCAGCACCTTCAGACTCGCGGCATAGGCGGCAAGCACATAATCGGGGTCGGAGAAATTCGGGTCTTCCTTGTCATCGAGCCGCTGCATACTCTCAATCTGGGCGATAACCTCGCATTTGATGTCGGCATTGATCTCGTCAAGAAAAGCCTCGCTCGTACCTGTGTGTTTGCGCAGGACGAGCAGCACCGTACCCTTGACGTAGTTGCCGTCTTTGAGCCCCGATGCGTCGGTCTCGGTGGCGATGTTCCAGGCCGCCGTAACTTTCAAGCCCGCCTTCCACATGATCAGAGCAAGCTGCGCCCATACAGCCGGGTCGGAGTGGGTGAACATCACAACCTGCATTCCGTTGTCCGGCATATGCGCTGTAAGATTCGAGAAAATATCAATCATGCTCTGCGCGAAGCCATCGCCGCCGCGCACAGCCAAAACCCGCTTGCTATCGGCGTACCAGTCGGGGAATGCCTCTATCAGCAACCGCTTATCCCAGGCGAGAAAGAACTCCGAGAGTTCATGATAGTTCACCGCATCGGCATATGGTGGGTCGGTTAGCCAAATGTGGGCTGTGCGGCTTATTGAGCGGGCATCCATTGTTTTGACTTCAAATTCTGTGGCGGACCTAAAATGCTCCACATCGATATGCCATTGTGTATCCAACGCAAGAAGAGCCCTCACACCAGAAACAAATACCGTATTTAGTGCTTGGTTATAGAATGTATGGGATGTTATATCTCTACCAGGATGCCATCCACATAATAGAGAACAACACTCTGTCAGGCGATTCAGTGCCAATAACCCTGTTGCTTCTAACAAGCCACTATTAGCTGATGAAGCGATTCTTGACGCAAACCTGCTCAATACCAGCAGTTGCCGCGCATTGAACAGGTGGTTCCAATGCGTCCATCCGCGCTCTTTCAGAAGACGTTCTGTCTCATCGCCGCGCTCGATAGCCGCACTCGGCACAAGCCCCTGTTCCTGCCATTTGACGATGTTCTCGGCGACAGTGCGGCGTACTTTTTCCTCGTTTGCTAAATCATGCTCATTCGGGGTACGGTAATAACGTTTGGTTTTCTTCCTGCCTTTCTCAACGTACTCATGTTCATATCGGACGGCATAGAGCCGCTCTTGAAACACATCATCAGGACGCGGCTCAAACTCGCTTTTTTCCCATTGTCGCAATCCATAGATTGTATTCCCATTCTCATCCCTGCGGTCGCGGCGCAAAACGCCAATCGGTGTCGATTTGCCACAGTTGGGGCAAGATAAAGTGTTTGCGGTTGCTGTCCCACTTTCTCCTGCGTCCTTTATCTCTTTGGGAGACACGCCTGAAACGATGTCAATGTTGTAGCGGTCGCCATCCTTCTCCAGCTTTGCCACAACGCTTCCGGCGCGTTTGCCTACGACGAGCGAGGGCATCATAGGGACAACTGCGCCACACTCCGGGCAAGTGGCTTCTACGCAGTAAATATATGACAGGGCTCGGTCGCCTTTTTCATTAAGCTCGATACCGAGTTCGGTGATCTCCTTGTCGACGGCGTTATAGACTTCCTGCTGAAAGCGTTTTATTTCCTCAGTTTCTGCTTCTGACGCGCCACAGATATTGATGGCTGCCCATGTCAGTAATCCCGCCACGGGGTTCAAGTCGGAGGCGTACACATCAAGCCCCATTCGAGCCGCCTCGAACGGCACCGAGCCACCGCCGCAGAAACAGTCGCCAATGACAGCGTTTCGGCCGAATCGCTTTTCAGACAACTGCCGTGTCAAGTCTTGCAGGTTGTACGCGTGAGTCCCTAAATGATGGTTTATCTCGTTCCAGGCGTGGTCGCCAGTGGGACGCTCGAACTGCTCCGGCCGGACGCAGGCTTTCAGCTTTTCGTCATATCCGAGCTTCTCAAACTCACGACGGAGTTCTTTCTCCCGCTCCTGCCAGTATTCGTCACTCTTCTTTTCCCACGCTTTATGGCGGAGCCACAACCCGCCATCATCCATACTCATGATTTTCAGGAAGATTTCCGTGTCGCGGCGCGGGTTGTCGTTGGCGGGCATCAGGCAGCCTAGTATTGCGGCGCGGACAAGCACGAGCGGCTTACGCCCCCACCATTTACCAAGTCCTGTTAGCGTCTGGCTCTGTGCCGCTTTCCGCTCCTTGTAGCTCTCTTTTGAAAGCTTTGATACGGGGAACTGCCTTTCAATGAATGACACGGTCATAGCTTCAGGTCCTCCAATATTTGGCGCTCAACCACAGGATTCTCACACAGCGCATAGCGCAACGCCGTACGCCAGCCCTTCTTGTCTTTCAGCCCCCCTGTAGCAGCGTTCGTCATCGTGTACAGCCACCAACGCTCCTCCGGCAGCAGCCCTTTCCAGTTGCGGATAGCGGCGGGGATGACGGAGGGGTCGCTGTCCTCGATGCTCCACAGTAGCACCATCATTTCTTTGCCGAATAGCCGTTCCACGGGTGTGCCGCCGCCGACGGCGTGGAATCTGCCGTTCTTCAGGCCATCCTTCTTCAGCCGAGAGTTGAACTCAGCCGTCAATGCAGCTTTTACTGCGTTCCATTTATGTTTTGAGATTTCAATCCGCATTACATCCGCAGGATCAAGCTGCTGTTCGTCGCCCTCAGTCCAAGTGTATCGTTCATAAACTTGAATGGCTGGCGGCGAAGCTGAATTCGGGTCTTTCGGCGGGATCAGCACAAAGAAGTGGTTCTTGCTTTGTGCCGGATCTACGCCGAAGCCGTAGGTCTGTTTCTTCACTGTCTGATTTCTCCCTTTCTGCTGAGCTCACTCGAATCCAGCCTGTTCACTTCCACCCACTGCTTGAAAGCAGCCCCCGTGGCAAATAAGATGATCTTGTATTCAAATTCGACCTCGACATCCTTGCCCCCAAAGGCCGTCTCACGGATCAGGTCAACCATCGACTGCAGGTTATCGGTATCCCAGGGCACCTTGGCGGTGGTGATCTCCATGTAGTTGTCGAGGTTGTCCTTTTGGCTGATCGTCACGGTGAATTGACGGATAAACGTCCCGGGCAGCTGTTTCAGCTTGGCAAACTCGGCATAAGCCTGTTCCGTGTCGCCGCACTTCTTCTGCGAGTTCATCGTGTATTCAAGAGGAGCTGCATCCTTTATCTCCACCTTTTTCTTCGGTTGCGCGGCTGTTACGTTGATAGTCTCTTCTTGCACAAGCGTGTCCTTGTAATACACTGCGACGGGGACAAAGCGGCAATCTGCGGGAAGGATAATCTCACCAGTATATGAACCCCCGCTCTCCTTGGGATTCGATCCGTCAGTGGTGTAGCGAATCTCAAAGTCTTTGTGTGTTTTCAGCGCAAGGACGTTATTCCCGTCCGCGCTCAGCCGCTGTTCCCGTTTCAGCGGAACGGTGCCGAGCCACTTCTTGGCCGTGCCTGTCGGATGCGGGTTCTTACCTCCAGCCGTGTCAAAGCATACGAAGTACGCCGAGGGTTCTTTGAGCGTCAAAGACTGCTGCTGAATCTCGCTAGACGCTTTTGTCGGTTCGGCGCCAAAGTCATAATACACGCGGTCACCACGAACGGGCTTCACTTTTAGGGTAAACGCGCCCATCTGCTCGCTATAGTCGGTCTGCTCAACAATAACATCGGTAGGCTCTTTTTCAAAAGGCCCCTTGGCGATGTAACCGCCAATCTCACGCCATGCGTCACTGTTGAGGCACTTCTTTTTGAGCTCGTCCATCTGCTTTGGGTGATACCACTGCCACGATGGTTCCGTTGCCGCCCTTTCCAATATTTGGCTCCACGGCATCTCTTTTTGTGTGAAGATACGGGCTTCGGCTTTCTTACGCAGGGCGTCAACAAAAGGCTCCTCCGCCTGAAAATCCTCAAACTTCATCGCTTCTTTGAGGGCCTTGATAATCTGGTCTTCTCCGTCAAACTTGTTCGCCGCGAACTCTAACTTGAAGTCTTCGCGGGACAGCCCATTCTTCGACGGATAGTATATGGTAATGAATGTTTCGCGGATCGTCTGGAGCAGCGCGGTGGTTGCCTTGTCCTGTTGGCTTTCGGCCTCCTTGTACTGCTGATCACTTTCGGGTACGTGTTCTACTTTCATATTGGCGAGTATCTGCCGGATAGCCGTGAGCCGCTTGGCGTTGGCGTACAGCTTCTCCATCACATTCCGTTGGCCCGAGAGGAAGAAGACGCGGTTCTTGTAGGCGCAGTTGTCATAGAGACTCTGCAAGTCGGGGTGAAGACCCGTTCCGGCATACGGCTCGAAAATGACCAGCGACACCCTGTTTTGATCGATATGAATCTCGTCGATCGCAGGTAGAATGAAAAGCTGCTCATAACACTTCTTCAGTTTCGGGTAGAAATTGGCTTCCAAGAATCTGCGGAGTTCCTTCTTTGCACTTTCGTTGGAATATGAATCCACGAGGGTGTTCATCTCGGCGACCATATTCTTCGTGTTTTGGAAATAGAACCGCCCGCGATTGTCCGTCTTCAAATACCAGCATTGCGAAACAATCTCGTCCAAGGCCTTCTTAAAGCTATTGAGATCAGTGCCCGGTTCGCAGAGGAAGCCGAGAACATCTGATTCCGTTAAGCCCAGCACGCCATTGGGCGTTTCATTGAGCGACGACATCAGCAGGAGTCTGGCAACATCCTGGGAGTACCGTTCTCTCTTTTCACCGTTTTGTTCGTCAATGATCTCGGCGACAGATTTTCCTCCCTGAGCGATGTCGTGACTGATAGCCGCTTCAAGCGAGGGCTTTACTTGCTTAATAAGCGAGAGCATATTGCGCTCGTTTAGGTCAACATCAAATACATTAATGAGGTTCTTCCTCTCGGCGCTGCCGCTATCGTAGAAACCGCGCACCACCTGACGCATCAGCCTTATCAGCCCGCGTGTTTGCTGGAAGCCAGGGTTCTCCTTGAAACGGGCATAGAGCTCCTTTATTGATGGATGGAATGGGTACGAATCCTTGATGCCAAGGTACACCGAGTCCCCGGTATGCCCTGTCAAACCAGACTTCCCGGCGC of Clostridia bacterium contains these proteins:
- a CDS encoding anti-phage-associated DUF1156 domain-containing protein; this translates as MTVSFIERQFPVSKLSKESYKERKAAQSQTLTGLGKWWGRKPLVLVRAAILGCLMPANDNPRRDTEIFLKIMSMDDGGLWLRHKAWEKKSDEYWQEREKELRREFEKLGYDEKLKACVRPEQFERPTGDHAWNEINHHLGTHAYNLQDLTRQLSEKRFGRNAVIGDCFCGGGSVPFEAARMGLDVYASDLNPVAGLLTWAAINICGASEAETEEIKRFQQEVYNAVDKEITELGIELNEKGDRALSYIYCVEATCPECGAVVPMMPSLVVGKRAGSVVAKLEKDGDRYNIDIVSGVSPKEIKDAGESGTATANTLSCPNCGKSTPIGVLRRDRRDENGNTIYGLRQWEKSEFEPRPDDVFQERLYAVRYEHEYVEKGRKKTKRYYRTPNEHDLANEEKVRRTVAENIVKWQEQGLVPSAAIERGDETERLLKERGWTHWNHLFNARQLLVLSRFASRIASSANSGLLEATGLLALNRLTECCSLLCGWHPGRDITSHTFYNQALNTVFVSGVRALLALDTQWHIDVEHFRSATEFEVKTMDARSISRTAHIWLTDPPYADAVNYHELSEFFLAWDKRLLIEAFPDWYADSKRVLAVRGGDGFAQSMIDIFSNLTAHMPDNGMQVVMFTHSDPAVWAQLALIMWKAGLKVTAAWNIATETDASGLKDGNYVKGTVLLVLRKHTGTSEAFLDEINADIKCEVIAQIESMQRLDDKEDPNFSDPDYVLAAYAASLKVLTSYSSIGELDLDYELDKAINDPKNSKIVALIERAKKQAYDCIIPTGFDNFLWKELSPAERFYIKGLENEKNGGYQISTYQEYARGFAISSYSQLMANERANTCRLRTPSEFAMRTVGDVPGFEESTLRLVLAAIHIALKEDEQPDKGLWHLKNNLPDYWGSRDMLKQLLIFLKDTKDIANMPHWREAAQMAEHIFVLVDNDHV
- a CDS encoding phospholipase D-like domain-containing anti-phage protein, whose product is MNRYSSRRSKLGEQFLNAKLQGAVGYNRIAGYFCSSILEVAGEAIEAVQGKVRVICNSGLAPSDVAVAKLGMRQEWNDFKPEEVYATPGAMARLKRLYELLNSGKLEVRVLPDEIYGLMHGKAGVITYADGSKTSFLGSINETKSAFTTNYEMVWEDDDPESVAWVQAEFDFFWSNPHAISLSDYVIDDVKRISERRSIPLKDWRESDDQTIPAVAVEEPIYRNEFGLWAHQKYFVARAFNEHKQRGGARLLLADQVGLGKTVQLAMSAKLIALYDDKPVLIIVPKTLLFQWQDELKTLLNLPSAVWTGRYWVDENGYEYPADSAKAILRCPRRVGIISQGLIIRKSESAELLKSLRFSCVILDEAHRARRKNLGKDPDKHKPQMNNLLAFLNEITLRTKSLLLATATPVQIDPIEAFDLLSALGYPPDADRVLGDNYSVWRRTPGTGIKYIQGEEPYPSAEAEMWEIVRNPFPPRSEDKSFEILRQQLGIPDDKNVLAQNVYDKLNWPQKNRVKLIYNDDNFIQNRNPYIRTIVRRTRDYLETHKNPDTGEPYLKKIEPVLLGEKDDEALELSGYLAQAYGIAEDFCDMLSSRVNGGGFMSTLLLKRIGSTMIAGENTAKKMLAWTAEGKDLLRSLCDEFAGEDDDEPEETGQSDIKDLTPGETECLGKLVAVLNSNTDTDPKYNRVKTILGQGVEGEGAWRDKGCILFSQYFDSAWYVAERLSRDFPDARIGLYAGGDKSGTYLNGLFRKESKDEIKRLVKARELLILVGTDAASEGLNLQALGSLINIDLPWNPTRLEQRKGRIQRIGQLADKIYIYNMRYKDSVEDKVHSKLSGRLQGIYALFGQIPDVLEDVWIAIAQKDEARAELAISKLPQKNPFILKYEEAIPDCGDWEKCAVVLDKSDEWQELMHGW
- a CDS encoding DUF3780 domain-containing protein, whose translation is MKKQTYGFGVDPAQSKNHFFVLIPPKDPNSASPPAIQVYERYTWTEGDEQQLDPADVMRIEISKHKWNAVKAALTAEFNSRLKKDGLKNGRFHAVGGGTPVERLFGKEMMVLLWSIEDSDPSVIPAAIRNWKGLLPEERWWLYTMTNAATGGLKDKKGWRTALRYALCENPVVERQILEDLKL
- a CDS encoding DUF499 domain-containing protein; protein product: MQTVSALCKPRASVFSDTTRDDVLNLSDLIEGKIDAAKFFDENFKTKGMEILFETAFKRFSGKSDTGVIKLTQAMGGGKTHNMLALALLAQNPDWRRKLVGGGYDGIGEIKVVAFSGRESDAAFGIWGSIAEQLGRKEFFADHYSPLKAPGEGAWVNLLKGQKVLILLDELPPYLVNAKSIEIGQSDLCTVTITALSNLFTAIGKGQLARVCLVLSDLRATYESGSQLLATSFKELENEANRVALNLEPVALNTDEVYDILRKRLFEQCSAPNSSAVNEIAVAYKEALVSAGKSGLTGHTGDSVYLGIKDSYPFHPSIKELYARFKENPGFQQTRGLIRLMRQVVRGFYDSGSAERKNLINVFDVDLNERNMLSLIKQVKPSLEAAISHDIAQGGKSVAEIIDEQNGEKRERYSQDVARLLLMSSLNETPNGVLGLTESDVLGFLCEPGTDLNSFKKALDEIVSQCWYLKTDNRGRFYFQNTKNMVAEMNTLVDSYSNESAKKELRRFLEANFYPKLKKCYEQLFILPAIDEIHIDQNRVSLVIFEPYAGTGLHPDLQSLYDNCAYKNRVFFLSGQRNVMEKLYANAKRLTAIRQILANMKVEHVPESDQQYKEAESQQDKATTALLQTIRETFITIYYPSKNGLSREDFKLEFAANKFDGEDQIIKALKEAMKFEDFQAEEPFVDALRKKAEARIFTQKEMPWSQILERAATEPSWQWYHPKQMDELKKKCLNSDAWREIGGYIAKGPFEKEPTDVIVEQTDYSEQMGAFTLKVKPVRGDRVYYDFGAEPTKASSEIQQQSLTLKEPSAYFVCFDTAGGKNPHPTGTAKKWLGTVPLKREQRLSADGNNVLALKTHKDFEIRYTTDGSNPKESGGSYTGEIILPADCRFVPVAVYYKDTLVQEETINVTAAQPKKKVEIKDAAPLEYTMNSQKKCGDTEQAYAEFAKLKQLPGTFIRQFTVTISQKDNLDNYMEITTAKVPWDTDNLQSMVDLIRETAFGGKDVEVEFEYKIILFATGAAFKQWVEVNRLDSSELSRKGEIRQ
- a CDS encoding type IV toxin-antitoxin system AbiEi family antitoxin domain-containing protein; its protein translation is MVQYERLEQLISANRGIVQTAEAVAAGISKPVFYKFVKDRDFERVSHGVYAAPDAWIDTMYLIGLRSRQAVFSHETALFLHDLADREPTQYSVTVKTGYNPSKLKADGIKVYTVKRELYEIGMSEAQTPFGHSVRVYNPERTACDIIRCRSGIEIQTFQDALKQYAKRTDKNLRLLMQYAQAFQVEKILDRYLEVLL